A single window of Streptomyces xanthii DNA harbors:
- a CDS encoding cytochrome P450 family protein, with translation MTAPVTPTVLDPAGRDLHAENDRLRAAHPCAALLELPGGIRAWAPTSYDVLKGLLADARVSKDPDQHWPEWIAGEHRQSWIVNWVGVSNMFNAYGADHRRLRTLIAPAFTKRRTDVLRPRIEQIAGELLDAMAAAPDGRADLRSAYAHPLPMQVICELFGVPEAQRADAARLVAGIMDTTVTPEQAQAILQEVHQLLGALVEAKRAQPGDDLTSALIATRDDAGSGLTEQELIDTLLLVIGAGHETTVNLVGNAAHALLTHPDQLARVRSGEIPWSEVIEETLRWAPSIANLPLRYAVEDIDLPDGTRIAAGEAILASYAAAGRDPRRHGPDADRFDIARADKEHLAFGHGVHFCLGAPLARLEAAIALPALFDRFPGLALEDGATHVESFIGYGYGSLPVRLK, from the coding sequence ATGACCGCACCCGTCACCCCCACCGTCCTCGACCCCGCGGGCCGCGACCTGCACGCCGAGAACGACCGGCTGCGCGCCGCCCACCCCTGCGCCGCCCTGCTCGAACTGCCCGGCGGCATACGGGCCTGGGCCCCCACCTCGTACGACGTCCTGAAGGGGCTGCTCGCCGACGCGCGCGTGTCCAAGGATCCCGACCAGCACTGGCCCGAGTGGATCGCGGGCGAGCACCGGCAGTCCTGGATCGTCAACTGGGTCGGCGTCTCCAACATGTTCAACGCCTACGGCGCCGACCACCGCAGGCTGCGCACCCTGATCGCGCCCGCCTTCACCAAGCGCCGCACCGACGTCCTGCGCCCGCGGATCGAGCAGATCGCCGGCGAACTGCTCGACGCCATGGCGGCGGCTCCCGACGGCCGCGCCGACCTGCGCTCCGCGTACGCGCACCCGCTGCCGATGCAGGTCATCTGCGAACTGTTCGGCGTGCCCGAGGCGCAGCGGGCCGACGCCGCCCGGCTCGTCGCCGGGATCATGGACACCACCGTGACGCCCGAACAGGCGCAGGCGATCCTCCAGGAGGTTCACCAGCTCCTCGGCGCCCTCGTCGAGGCCAAGCGCGCGCAGCCCGGCGACGACCTGACCAGCGCCCTCATCGCCACCCGCGACGACGCGGGCTCGGGCCTCACCGAGCAGGAGCTGATCGACACCCTGCTCCTCGTCATCGGCGCGGGCCACGAGACGACCGTGAACCTCGTCGGGAACGCGGCGCACGCCCTGCTCACCCACCCCGACCAGCTCGCCCGGGTCCGCTCCGGCGAGATCCCGTGGAGCGAGGTCATCGAGGAGACCCTGCGCTGGGCCCCCTCGATCGCCAACCTCCCGCTGCGCTACGCCGTCGAGGACATCGACCTGCCCGACGGCACCCGGATCGCGGCCGGCGAGGCCATCCTCGCCTCGTACGCGGCGGCCGGCCGCGATCCGCGCCGGCACGGCCCGGACGCGGACCGCTTCGACATCGCCCGCGCCGACAAGGAGCACCTGGCCTTCGGCCACGGCGTCCACTTCTGCCTGGGCGCCCCGCTGGCCCGCCTGGAGGCGGCGATCGCCCTGCCGGCCCTCTTCGACCGCTTCCCCGGCCTCGCCCTGGAGGACGGCGCCACGCACGTCGAGTCCTTCATCGGCTACGGGTACGGAAGCCTGCCGGTGCGCCTGAAGTAG
- a CDS encoding SRPBCC family protein, protein MAADIRIVRETPLSPAEAWRRITDWERHGTVVPLTRVTVLTPPPTAAGTVFVARTGLGRRLAFDDPMELVAWQPPRRCRMEKRGRVVRGWAEFEVRALAGGGARVEWREELRVRGVPFLADPLLAAAGRALFGRALNALLSDGP, encoded by the coding sequence ATGGCCGCCGATATCCGGATCGTCCGCGAAACGCCGCTTTCCCCCGCCGAGGCCTGGCGCCGGATCACCGACTGGGAGCGGCACGGCACGGTGGTGCCGCTGACCCGGGTCACCGTCCTCACCCCGCCCCCGACCGCCGCCGGCACCGTCTTCGTGGCCCGCACCGGCCTCGGCCGCCGCCTCGCCTTCGACGATCCGATGGAACTCGTCGCCTGGCAGCCCCCGCGCCGCTGCCGCATGGAGAAGCGGGGCCGGGTGGTCCGCGGCTGGGCCGAGTTCGAGGTACGGGCCCTGGCGGGCGGCGGGGCGCGGGTGGAATGGCGCGAGGAGCTGCGCGTGCGCGGGGTCCCGTTCCTCGCGGACCCTCTCCTCGCGGCGGCGGGCCGCGCGCTGTTCGGGCGCGCACTCAACGCCCTTCTGTCCGACGGCCCTTGA
- a CDS encoding NCS2 family permease — translation MTQQSVEPKTTADDAGAGTRQPAGRSWLDRYFHISERGSSVAREVRGGVTTFMAMAYILLLNPLILSGKDAAGDTLGQKALITATAFAAAFTTLLMGFVGKVPLALAAGLSVSGVISSQVAPEMTWPQAMGMCVMYGVVIMLLVVTGLREMIMNAIPLALKHGITMGIGLFIALIGLYKSGFVHVGKATPLTLGPAGELAGWPVLLFAGTLLLIFMLQARNTPGAILIGIISGTVVAMILNATGVISPKQWANGAPELHGSAVSTPDFSLFGKVEFGGWGEVGAMTVGMIVFTLVLAGFFDAMATIIGVGTEAKLADDKGRMPGLSKALFIDGAGGAIGGVAGGSGQTVFVESATGVGEGARTGLASAVTGLFFAACLFFTPVTAIVPQEVASAALVVIGAMMMMNARHVDWADRATAIPVFLTVVLMPFTYTITTGVAAGVISWVAIKIAQGKAREIGAFMWGLTAIFLVYFALNPIEGWLGVH, via the coding sequence ATGACCCAGCAGTCTGTGGAGCCGAAGACCACCGCCGACGACGCGGGCGCGGGCACGCGCCAGCCCGCCGGCAGGTCTTGGCTCGACCGGTACTTCCACATATCCGAACGAGGATCCTCCGTCGCACGCGAAGTGCGCGGTGGCGTCACGACCTTCATGGCCATGGCGTACATCCTGCTGCTCAACCCGCTGATCCTGTCCGGCAAGGACGCCGCCGGTGACACCCTGGGCCAGAAGGCCCTGATCACCGCGACCGCCTTCGCCGCCGCGTTCACCACGCTCCTCATGGGCTTCGTCGGCAAGGTGCCGCTCGCGCTCGCCGCGGGCCTGTCCGTCTCCGGTGTGATCTCCTCGCAGGTCGCCCCCGAGATGACCTGGCCGCAGGCCATGGGCATGTGCGTGATGTACGGCGTCGTGATCATGCTCCTGGTCGTCACCGGCCTGCGCGAGATGATCATGAACGCGATCCCGCTGGCGCTCAAGCACGGCATCACCATGGGCATCGGCCTCTTCATCGCCCTGATCGGCCTCTACAAGTCCGGCTTCGTGCACGTCGGCAAGGCCACCCCGCTCACGCTCGGCCCCGCGGGCGAACTCGCCGGCTGGCCCGTCCTGCTCTTCGCGGGCACGCTCCTCCTGATCTTCATGCTGCAGGCGCGCAACACCCCCGGCGCGATCCTGATCGGCATCATCTCCGGCACCGTCGTCGCGATGATCCTCAACGCGACCGGTGTCATCAGCCCCAAGCAGTGGGCCAACGGAGCGCCCGAACTGCACGGCAGCGCCGTCTCCACCCCGGACTTCTCGCTCTTCGGCAAGGTCGAGTTCGGCGGCTGGGGCGAGGTCGGCGCCATGACGGTCGGCATGATCGTCTTCACCCTGGTGCTCGCCGGCTTCTTCGACGCGATGGCCACCATCATCGGCGTCGGCACCGAGGCCAAGCTCGCCGACGACAAGGGCCGGATGCCGGGCCTGTCCAAGGCGCTGTTCATCGACGGCGCGGGCGGCGCCATCGGCGGTGTGGCGGGCGGCTCCGGCCAGACCGTCTTCGTCGAGTCCGCCACCGGCGTCGGCGAGGGGGCCCGCACGGGTCTCGCCTCCGCCGTCACCGGCCTGTTCTTCGCGGCCTGCCTGTTCTTCACGCCGGTCACCGCGATCGTCCCGCAGGAGGTCGCGTCCGCCGCGCTCGTCGTCATCGGCGCCATGATGATGATGAACGCCCGGCACGTCGACTGGGCCGACCGCGCCACCGCGATCCCGGTGTTCCTCACCGTGGTCCTGATGCCCTTCACGTACACCATCACCACCGGTGTCGCCGCGGGCGTCATCTCCTGGGTCGCCATCAAGATCGCCCAGGGCAAGGCGCGGGAGATCGGGGCCTTCATGTGGGGCCTGACCGCGATCTTCCTCGTGTACTTCGCCCTCAACCCGATCGAGGGCTGGCTCGGCGTCCACTGA
- a CDS encoding (2Fe-2S)-binding protein codes for MRVNFTVNGRQQEADDVWEGESLLYVLRERMGLPGSKNACEQGECGSCTVRLDGVPVCSCLVAAGQVEGRDVVTVEGLADFAAQRSCGSHAEGGACGTSLQEAQGWSAKGTDSQTGEGAELAPIQQAFIDAGAVQCGFCTPGLLVAADEMLERNPNPSDADIREALSGNLCRCTGYEKIMDAVRLAAARQSEEV; via the coding sequence ATGCGCGTCAATTTCACGGTGAACGGCCGTCAGCAGGAAGCCGACGACGTGTGGGAGGGCGAGTCCCTGCTCTACGTCCTGCGCGAGCGCATGGGCCTGCCTGGCTCCAAGAACGCCTGTGAGCAGGGCGAGTGCGGTTCCTGCACCGTCCGCCTCGACGGCGTCCCCGTCTGTTCCTGCCTCGTGGCGGCCGGTCAGGTCGAGGGCCGCGACGTCGTCACCGTCGAGGGTCTCGCCGACTTCGCCGCCCAGCGTTCCTGCGGCTCCCACGCCGAGGGCGGCGCCTGCGGCACCTCGCTCCAGGAGGCCCAGGGCTGGTCCGCGAAGGGCACCGACTCGCAGACCGGTGAGGGCGCCGAACTGGCCCCGATCCAGCAGGCGTTCATCGACGCGGGCGCCGTCCAGTGCGGCTTCTGCACCCCGGGTCTGCTCGTCGCCGCCGACGAGATGCTCGAGCGCAACCCCAACCCGTCGGACGCGGACATCCGCGAGGCCCTCTCCGGCAACCTGTGCCGCTGCACGGGCTACGAGAAGATCATGGACGCGGTCCGGCTCGCCGCCGCGCGCCAGTCCGAGGAGGTCTGA
- a CDS encoding PucR family transcriptional regulator, with amino-acid sequence MRLRALLDTDALGLRLLGGEDELDRSVRGVMTTDLRDPSRYLSGGELVLTGLAWRRGPDDSEPFVRILQSAGVVALAAGEAELGDVPEDLVQACARHRLPLFAVNESVAFATITEHVVRQVSGERAGDLAAVVDRHRRLMTSGPAGGGPDVVLDLLGSDLDLNAWVLSPAGRAIAGAGAAAPELPASVCARLAAEHLSATRAGRRAPHRVAIDGTTYSLFPIRSGGRGAAATAGGRDVRATVLSDWLLAVEADAGDWPEERLDLLQGVTQLISVERDRRDAARTVRRRLAQEVLELVQTGAAPAEIAARLRVAAPVLLPGLGTAPHWQVVVARVEWQDSDLEGGQVAQSLLEEILVDPLSAGPEPSDRIAVAHSGDEAIALVPLPAVATDHDGAEQGLIADALLTAVRAPLSAGLADDGRLTIGVSAAVHSAEGLRGALEEARHARRVAAARTGLVCAAGHQELASHVLLLPFVPDDVRRAFTARLLDPLREYDRKHRAELIPTLEAFLDCDGSWTRCASRLHLHVNTLRYRVGRIEQLTNRDLSRLEDKLDFFLALRMS; translated from the coding sequence ATGCGGCTGCGCGCATTGCTGGACACGGACGCGCTGGGCCTCAGGCTCCTCGGCGGCGAGGACGAGCTGGACCGCTCGGTCCGCGGCGTGATGACCACGGATCTGCGCGATCCGAGCCGCTATCTGTCCGGCGGCGAGCTGGTGCTCACGGGCCTGGCCTGGCGGCGCGGGCCCGACGATTCCGAGCCTTTCGTGCGCATTCTCCAGTCTGCCGGAGTCGTCGCCCTGGCGGCGGGCGAGGCCGAGCTGGGAGATGTGCCCGAGGACCTGGTGCAGGCCTGCGCCCGGCACCGGCTGCCGCTGTTCGCGGTGAACGAGTCGGTGGCCTTCGCGACGATCACCGAGCACGTCGTGCGGCAGGTGTCCGGCGAGCGGGCCGGCGACCTCGCGGCCGTCGTGGACCGGCACCGGCGCCTGATGACCTCGGGCCCCGCCGGCGGCGGCCCGGACGTGGTCCTGGACCTGCTCGGCAGCGACCTGGACCTGAACGCCTGGGTGCTCTCCCCCGCCGGACGGGCCATCGCGGGCGCCGGCGCGGCCGCGCCCGAGCTGCCCGCGTCCGTGTGCGCGCGGCTGGCCGCCGAGCACCTGTCGGCGACCCGGGCGGGCCGGCGCGCTCCGCACCGGGTGGCGATCGACGGCACGACGTACTCGCTGTTCCCGATCAGGAGCGGCGGCCGGGGCGCGGCGGCCACCGCCGGCGGGCGCGACGTGCGCGCGACGGTGCTCTCGGACTGGCTGCTCGCCGTCGAGGCCGACGCGGGCGACTGGCCCGAGGAGCGGCTCGACCTGCTCCAGGGCGTCACCCAGCTGATCTCCGTCGAGCGGGACCGGCGGGACGCGGCGCGCACGGTGCGGCGCCGGCTCGCCCAGGAGGTCCTGGAGCTGGTCCAGACGGGCGCGGCGCCCGCCGAGATCGCGGCCCGCCTGCGGGTGGCCGCTCCGGTGCTCCTGCCGGGGCTCGGCACCGCCCCGCACTGGCAGGTCGTCGTGGCCCGCGTCGAGTGGCAGGACAGCGATCTCGAGGGCGGCCAGGTGGCCCAGTCGCTGCTCGAGGAGATCCTCGTCGACCCGCTGTCGGCGGGCCCGGAGCCCTCCGACCGGATCGCGGTCGCGCACAGCGGCGATGAGGCGATCGCCCTGGTCCCGCTGCCCGCCGTGGCCACCGACCACGACGGCGCCGAGCAGGGCCTCATCGCGGACGCGCTGCTGACGGCCGTACGGGCTCCGCTGTCGGCGGGGCTCGCGGACGACGGACGGCTCACCATCGGCGTCAGCGCCGCCGTGCACTCCGCGGAGGGGCTGCGCGGCGCCCTGGAGGAGGCCCGGCACGCCCGGCGCGTCGCGGCCGCCCGTACGGGGCTGGTCTGCGCGGCCGGGCACCAGGAGCTGGCCTCGCACGTGCTGCTGCTGCCGTTCGTGCCGGACGACGTGCGGCGCGCGTTCACGGCCCGGCTGCTCGACCCGCTGCGCGAGTACGACCGCAAGCACCGCGCCGAGCTGATCCCGACGCTGGAAGCGTTCCTCGACTGCGACGGCTCCTGGACGCGCTGCGCCTCCCGCCTCCACCTGCACGTGAACACGCTGCGCTACCGCGTGGGCCGGATCGAGCAACTGACGAACCGTGATCTTTCCCGCCTGGAGGACAAGCTGGACTTCTTCCTGGCCCTGCGCATGAGCTGA
- a CDS encoding FAD binding domain-containing protein: MDFLRPASWEEALAAKAEHPTAVPIAGGTDVMVEINFDHRRPEYLLDLNRIGELGEWEVGEGTVRLGASVPYTKIMENLRTELPGLALASHTVASPQIRNRGGVGGNLGTASPAGDAHPALLASGGEVEVESVRGSRRIPIDEFYTGVKRNALAADELIRAVHLPKADGPQQYSKVGTRNAMVIAVCAFGLAVHPETRTVRTGIGSAAPTPIRAKEAEQFLNAALDEGGFWDNGKIITPSVAKQFADLCSAACNPIDDVRGTASYRRHAVGIMARRTLTWAWEAYRGTAAGTEGVA; this comes from the coding sequence ATGGACTTCCTTCGCCCCGCCAGCTGGGAGGAGGCGCTCGCCGCCAAGGCCGAGCACCCCACAGCCGTGCCGATTGCGGGTGGCACCGATGTGATGGTCGAGATCAACTTCGACCACCGCCGACCCGAGTACCTCCTCGACCTCAACCGCATCGGTGAGCTCGGCGAGTGGGAGGTGGGCGAGGGGACGGTCCGGCTCGGCGCCTCCGTCCCGTACACCAAGATCATGGAGAACCTGCGGACCGAGCTGCCGGGCCTGGCGCTCGCCTCGCACACGGTCGCCTCCCCGCAGATCCGCAACCGCGGCGGCGTCGGCGGCAACCTCGGCACCGCCTCCCCGGCCGGTGACGCCCACCCGGCCCTGCTCGCCTCCGGCGGCGAGGTCGAGGTCGAGTCCGTGCGCGGCAGCCGCAGGATCCCGATCGACGAGTTCTACACCGGCGTGAAGCGCAACGCGCTCGCCGCCGACGAGCTGATCCGCGCCGTCCACCTCCCGAAGGCCGACGGACCGCAGCAGTACTCGAAGGTCGGCACGCGCAACGCGATGGTCATCGCCGTGTGCGCCTTCGGTCTCGCGGTCCACCCCGAGACGCGCACCGTGCGCACCGGCATCGGCTCGGCGGCCCCGACCCCGATCCGCGCCAAGGAGGCCGAGCAGTTCCTGAACGCGGCGCTCGACGAGGGCGGCTTCTGGGACAACGGCAAGATCATCACCCCGTCGGTCGCCAAGCAGTTCGCGGACCTGTGCTCCGCCGCCTGCAACCCGATCGACGACGTGCGCGGTACCGCCTCGTACCGCCGCCACGCGGTCGGCATCATGGCCCGCCGCACGCTCACCTGGGCCTGGGAGGCCTACCGCGGCACCGCCGCCGGCACGGAGGGAGTCGCGTAA
- a CDS encoding XdhC family protein: protein MLDIAAELSRWAEQGRDFAVATVVAVGGSAPRQPGAALAVDREGTAIGSVSGGCVEGAVYELCQEALEDGVTRLERFGYSDDDAFAVGLTCGGVIDILVTPVRAGDPAVRGVIETALRAAATAEAAALARIVAGPADLLGRALLVRPDGTYDGGFGAHPELDRTVAAEAGAYLDAGRTGTLEIGEQGSRCGAPLTLLVESSVPPPRMIVFGAIDFASALVRMGKFLGYHVTVCDARPVFATAARFPEADELVVEWPHKYLERTEVDGRTVLCVLTHDAKFDVPLLELALRLPVAYVGAMGSRRTHLDRNERLREVGVTELDLARLRSPIGLDLGARTPEEVAVSIASEIVANRRGGTGASLTGAHTPIHHEPGTPRRIDSVA, encoded by the coding sequence ATGCTGGACATCGCGGCAGAACTCAGCCGATGGGCCGAGCAGGGACGCGACTTCGCCGTGGCCACCGTGGTGGCCGTCGGCGGCAGCGCGCCCCGGCAGCCCGGCGCGGCTCTCGCCGTCGACCGCGAGGGCACCGCGATCGGCTCGGTCTCCGGCGGCTGTGTGGAAGGGGCGGTCTACGAGCTGTGCCAGGAGGCGCTCGAGGACGGGGTCACCCGCCTGGAGCGCTTCGGGTACAGCGACGACGACGCCTTCGCCGTGGGGCTGACCTGCGGCGGCGTCATCGACATCCTCGTCACGCCGGTACGCGCCGGGGACCCGGCCGTGCGGGGCGTGATCGAGACCGCGCTGAGGGCCGCCGCCACGGCGGAGGCGGCGGCCCTCGCCCGGATCGTCGCGGGCCCGGCCGACCTGCTCGGCCGCGCCCTCCTGGTCCGCCCCGACGGCACGTACGACGGCGGTTTCGGCGCCCATCCCGAACTCGACCGCACCGTCGCCGCCGAAGCCGGCGCCTACCTCGACGCCGGCCGCACCGGCACCCTGGAGATCGGCGAACAGGGCTCCCGCTGCGGCGCCCCGCTCACCCTCCTCGTGGAGTCCTCGGTCCCGCCCCCGCGCATGATCGTCTTCGGCGCCATCGACTTCGCCTCCGCGCTCGTGCGGATGGGCAAGTTCCTCGGCTACCACGTCACCGTCTGCGACGCCCGGCCCGTCTTCGCGACCGCCGCGCGCTTCCCCGAGGCCGACGAGCTCGTCGTCGAATGGCCGCACAAGTACCTCGAGCGCACCGAGGTCGACGGCCGCACCGTGCTCTGCGTCCTCACCCACGACGCCAAGTTCGACGTGCCGCTGCTCGAACTCGCGCTGCGCCTGCCCGTCGCCTACGTCGGCGCGATGGGTTCGCGCCGTACCCACCTCGACCGCAACGAGCGCCTGCGCGAGGTCGGCGTCACCGAACTGGACCTCGCCCGCCTGCGCTCCCCGATCGGCCTCGACCTCGGCGCCCGCACGCCGGAGGAGGTGGCGGTCTCCATCGCCTCGGAGATCGTCGCGAACCGCCGCGGCGGCACCGGCGCCTCCCTCACGGGCGCCCACACCCCGATCCACCACGAACCGGGAACCCCGCGCCGCATCGACTCGGTGGCCTGA
- a CDS encoding GntR family transcriptional regulator has translation MTGVEQVGGRAAHASPGSPGSPAGRAAGPVAQSVPTVPTVPEQSRGEHTHSEPPAPRVALRGTVERSSVRGQVLDGLRAALLSGELAPGEVYSAPALGERFGVSATPVREAMQQLAREGAVEVVPNRGFRVTARTARELSELAEVRALVEVPVVSRLARTVAPARWSGLRPAALETLAAARAGDIARYADADRAFHRAVLGLSGNEQLVRVADDLRRRVVWAGVDLVGDAAQHVALLDALESHDLAAVSLTLAAHYGPHPTTI, from the coding sequence ATGACCGGGGTCGAGCAGGTCGGGGGGCGTGCGGCGCACGCGTCTCCGGGTTCGCCGGGTTCGCCGGCCGGCCGTGCGGCCGGGCCTGTCGCTCAGTCCGTGCCGACCGTGCCGACCGTGCCGGAGCAGAGCCGGGGCGAGCACACGCACAGCGAGCCGCCCGCGCCCAGGGTCGCCCTGCGCGGGACCGTGGAGCGGTCCTCCGTGCGGGGGCAGGTCCTCGACGGGCTGCGGGCCGCGCTGCTCTCCGGCGAGCTGGCGCCCGGCGAGGTGTACTCGGCGCCGGCGCTGGGGGAGCGGTTCGGGGTCTCGGCCACGCCCGTGCGGGAGGCGATGCAGCAGCTGGCCCGTGAGGGGGCCGTCGAAGTCGTGCCGAACCGGGGGTTCCGGGTCACGGCGCGGACGGCGCGGGAGCTCTCCGAGCTGGCCGAGGTGCGGGCGCTCGTCGAGGTGCCGGTGGTGTCGCGGCTGGCCCGGACGGTCGCGCCCGCGCGATGGAGCGGCCTGCGTCCGGCCGCGCTGGAGACCTTGGCCGCCGCCCGCGCCGGTGACATCGCCCGGTACGCCGACGCGGACCGGGCCTTTCACCGGGCGGTACTGGGCCTTTCGGGGAACGAGCAGCTCGTACGCGTCGCGGACGATCTTCGGCGCCGGGTGGTGTGGGCCGGGGTGGATCTGGTCGGTGACGCGGCGCAGCACGTGGCGCTGCTGGACGCGCTGGAGTCCCACGACCTGGCGGCCGTCTCCCTGACCCTGGCGGCCCATTACGGCCCCCACCCCACCACGATCTGA
- a CDS encoding xanthine dehydrogenase family protein molybdopterin-binding subunit: MADTRTTGIPAKVTQGSQTKGGIGESTLRPDGTLKVTGEFAYSSDMWHEDMLWGQVLRSPVAHAEIVSIDTGEALATSGVYAVLTYDDLPTDVKNYGLEIQDTPVLAHGKVRHHGEPVAIVAADHPETARRAAAKIKVEYRELPVITDEASATAPDAILVHEGRDDHHAGHVPHPNIVHRQPIVRGDADEAAKRADVIVKGEYTFGMQDQAFLGPESGLAVPAEDGGVDLYVATQWLHSDLHQIAPVLGLPEEKVRMTLSGVGGAFGGREDISMQIHACLLALRTGKPVKIVYNRFESFFGHVHRHPAKLYYEHGATKDGKLTHMKCKIVLDGGAYASASPAVVGNASSLSVGPYVIDDVDIEAIALYSNNPPCGAMRGFGAVQACFAYEAQMDKLADKLGMDRVEFRQLNAMEQGTIMPTGQPVDSPAPVAELLRRIKAMPLPPERQWESSEGADVRQLPGGLSNTTHGEGVVRGIGYAVGIKNVGFSEGFDDYSTAKVRMEVINGQPVATVHTAMAEVGQGGVTVHAQIARTELGVTQVTIHPADTQVGSAGSTSASRQTYVTGGAVKNACELVREKVLEIGRRKLGTYHPAWATAELLLEGGKVVTDGGEVLADLVDVLEDEVVELEEEWRHRPTEAFDLRTGQGNGHVQYSFAAHRAVVEVDTELGLVKVIELACAQDVGKALNPLSVVGQIQGGTTQGLGVAVMEEIIVDPKTAKVRNPSFTDYLIPTILDTPTIPVDVLELADEHAPYGLRGIGEAPTLSSTPAVLAAIRNATGLALDRTPVRPEHLTGTVSA, from the coding sequence ATGGCTGACACCCGTACCACCGGTATCCCCGCGAAGGTCACGCAGGGATCGCAGACCAAGGGCGGCATCGGCGAGTCCACGCTCCGCCCGGACGGCACCCTCAAGGTCACCGGCGAGTTCGCGTACTCGTCCGACATGTGGCACGAGGACATGCTGTGGGGCCAGGTCCTGCGCTCCCCGGTCGCGCACGCCGAGATCGTCTCGATCGACACCGGCGAGGCCCTCGCCACCTCCGGCGTCTACGCCGTCCTCACGTACGACGACCTGCCGACGGACGTGAAGAACTACGGCCTGGAGATCCAGGACACGCCCGTCCTCGCTCACGGCAAGGTCCGCCACCACGGCGAGCCCGTCGCGATCGTCGCGGCCGACCACCCGGAGACGGCGCGCCGCGCCGCCGCCAAGATCAAGGTCGAGTACCGCGAGCTGCCCGTCATCACCGACGAGGCCTCCGCGACCGCGCCGGACGCGATCCTCGTCCACGAGGGCCGCGACGACCACCACGCCGGGCACGTACCGCACCCGAACATCGTGCACCGCCAGCCCATCGTGCGCGGCGACGCCGACGAGGCCGCCAAGCGCGCCGACGTCATCGTCAAGGGCGAGTACACCTTCGGCATGCAGGACCAGGCCTTCCTCGGCCCCGAGTCCGGCCTCGCCGTGCCGGCCGAGGACGGCGGCGTCGACCTGTACGTCGCCACCCAGTGGCTGCACTCGGACCTCCACCAGATCGCCCCGGTCCTCGGCCTGCCCGAGGAGAAGGTCCGCATGACGCTCTCCGGCGTCGGCGGTGCCTTCGGCGGCCGCGAGGACATCTCGATGCAGATCCACGCGTGCCTGCTCGCCCTGCGCACCGGCAAGCCCGTGAAGATCGTCTACAACCGCTTCGAGTCCTTCTTCGGGCACGTTCACCGCCACCCCGCCAAGCTCTACTACGAGCACGGGGCGACCAAGGACGGCAAGCTCACGCACATGAAGTGCAAGATCGTCCTGGACGGAGGCGCCTACGCCTCCGCCTCCCCGGCGGTCGTCGGCAACGCCTCGTCCCTGTCGGTCGGCCCGTACGTGATCGACGACGTCGACATCGAGGCCATCGCCCTCTACTCGAACAATCCGCCCTGCGGCGCCATGCGCGGCTTCGGCGCCGTCCAGGCCTGCTTCGCGTACGAGGCCCAGATGGACAAACTGGCCGACAAGCTGGGCATGGACCGGGTCGAGTTCCGCCAGCTGAACGCCATGGAGCAGGGCACGATCATGCCGACGGGCCAGCCCGTCGACTCGCCCGCCCCGGTCGCCGAACTGCTGCGCCGCATCAAGGCGATGCCGCTGCCGCCCGAGCGCCAGTGGGAGTCCAGCGAGGGCGCCGACGTGCGCCAGCTGCCCGGCGGCCTGTCCAACACCACGCACGGCGAGGGCGTCGTCCGCGGCATCGGCTACGCCGTCGGCATCAAGAACGTCGGCTTCTCCGAGGGCTTCGACGACTACTCCACCGCCAAGGTGCGCATGGAGGTCATCAACGGCCAGCCCGTCGCCACCGTGCACACCGCGATGGCCGAGGTCGGCCAGGGCGGCGTCACCGTCCACGCGCAGATCGCCCGCACCGAACTGGGCGTCACGCAGGTGACCATCCACCCCGCCGACACCCAGGTCGGCTCGGCCGGCTCCACGTCCGCCTCCCGGCAGACGTACGTGACCGGCGGCGCCGTCAAGAACGCCTGCGAGCTGGTGCGCGAGAAGGTCCTGGAGATCGGCCGCCGCAAGCTCGGCACCTACCACCCGGCCTGGGCCACCGCCGAACTCCTCCTGGAGGGCGGCAAGGTCGTCACCGACGGCGGCGAGGTCCTCGCGGACCTGGTCGACGTCCTGGAGGACGAGGTCGTGGAGCTGGAGGAGGAGTGGCGCCACCGGCCCACCGAGGCCTTCGACCTGCGCACCGGGCAGGGCAACGGGCACGTCCAGTACTCGTTCGCCGCGCACCGCGCCGTCGTCGAGGTCGACACCGAGCTCGGCCTGGTCAAGGTCATCGAACTGGCCTGCGCCCAGGACGTCGGCAAGGCGCTCAACCCGCTCTCCGTGGTCGGCCAGATCCAGGGCGGCACCACCCAGGGCCTCGGCGTCGCGGTGATGGAAGAGATCATCGTCGACCCGAAGACCGCCAAGGTCAGGAACCCGTCCTTCACGGACTACCTGATCCCCACCATCCTCGACACGCCGACCATCCCGGTCGACGTGCTCGAACTCGCCGACGAGCACGCCCCGTACGGGCTGCGCGGCATCGGCGAGGCACCCACCCTGTCGTCCACCCCGGCCGTCCTCGCGGCGATCCGGAACGCGACGGGTCTCGCGCTCGACCGGACCCCCGTCCGCCCCGAGCACCTGACGGGCACGGTCTCCGCCTGA